The DNA sequence GGTGCGTTGACGCCGCGGCACAGCGAGAAGTAGGAATGAACGTGTAGATGAACAAACGTGCTCATGGTCCGGTCCGGCTCTCCGGAAAAGGCCCATGGGTCTCCCTGGGTTCACTGGAGCACAAGGGTATGGGCATAATCAATAGCCCTCTCGCCGAAGCGATCCCGAATGCGATCGAGGGCACGGACGAGCTTCTCGCGACGCTCGCCGGCCTCGCTTTGGAACAGAGTGAGTTGGCGCATTTCCGGCCGGAGCTCTTTGAGCTCCAAATGCAGGGATCGGACGCGCACCCGGCGGGTGAGAAGATGGACCAGAGCCTCCTCGGCCACCGGGTAGATTTCGTGTTCGTATTGACTGGGGAAAGCGAGCGGCATCTCTCCGCGGTTTTCTACACCATCTGAGTAACGGAGCCAGAGGTGAAGCCGATGGGCCATCCAATGCTCTTGTCGCAGGCGGCGGCATGCTCGCTCCAGCAAGCGAAAGAGAAGCGCACGCAACAGGGGTATCGCATTGGTGTCTTCCGGCAGGATTTCTTCTTCCACAATGCTCGGCTGGCGACGCGGCGGCTGCACCGGTCGCGGATCGATGCCGTGGGCCCACTGGTGAAGCAGTATTCCTCTGCGACCTAAGAGATGGGTCAGATCCGTGACGGGAATCTGGGCCAGCTGCCGAATGTAGCGGACATTGAGTTCGGCAAGCTGCTGAAGAGTCGTTTTCCCTACCCCTGGCAGATAATGGACTGGCAGGGGCGAAAGGAACCGTTCTTCGTACCCGGGACGGACGCTCTGCAAGCCTGTAGGCTTGACGATGTCGGAGGCGATCTTGCTGACCAGCTTATTGGTTGCCACCCCGACCGTGGCTTCGAGGTTGAGCCGGTCACGGATCTCGCGTTGGGCCTTAGCGGCTGCGTCGATGGGGCTGCCGAAGAGGCGTTGCGTACCGGTCATGTCAAGGTACGCGTGACCGTAGCGCACGGGCTCGATGACCGGGCTGAAGCGGCTGAGGATGTCGAGCATGGCCTGCGTGGCGCGTGCGTACAGGGGCTTGTTTGGCGGTAGCACAATGAGCTCCCGACAGAGGCGCCTTGCCTCCTGCAGGGGCATGCCACGGTGAATCCCTGCCCGACGCGCTTCGTAGGAGGAGGCGTAAATGAGCGAGCGGTTGGCGGTCTGAACGGCGACCACCACTGGTCGCCCGCGCAATCGGGGCTCCAAAACGGTCTCCACGGAGACCGCAAAGGCCGTGATGTCCACATAAAGGATACTGCGCTCCATTGCGATCCCTGGCGTCAGCCAGGCCCACCTCTTACGCCACCCGCTCGCGGATTAAGGAAACCACCACGCCCTGGATCGTCCATTCGCTCTCCGGATGGATCTCCTCGTACCGAGGATTTTCTGGCTTCAGATACCGCTGGTTGCCTTTGACCACCAGCCGTTTCACGGTGACCTCGTTGCCGAGCAAAGCGACCACGATGTCTCCGTTGCGCGCCTCACTGGTGGAACGGACCACGACGAGGTCGCCATCGAGAATTCCGGCGCCTTCCATGCTGTCGCCCGTGACGCGGAGGAGAAAGTACCGTCCGCTATCGCGCACCAGACTACGGGGGATGGCCACGTGCCGCTCGATGTTTTCTTCCGCCAGCACGGGTTGACCCGCTGTGACGGAGCCGATCAGCGGCAGCTGGACCTCCGGCGAAGGCTGAAAGCGCGCCGCTTTTTCCAGCAAACGAATGCTCCGGGCCTTCTCGCTCTTGCTGATGTAGCCCTTTTTCTCGAGGCGGCGGAGGTACTTGATCACCGTGTTCTTGGAGCTCACCCCCAGGTGCTGGGCAATTTCGCGCAAGGTGGGGGGATAGCCGTCAATGGCCATCCGCTCGGCAATCAGGGCTAATACCCGGCGCTGCTTTTCGGTAAGATCGTCCATGGTCCCCTCCTTTTTCCTTTGTTCGGTGCCCATATGGTCACCCAATTCTACAAAATCTAGGTCACCCTGTCAAGAGAAATTTTTCCCAGCCCTATCCTCTCTCCCGCCGGGGTCCTGCGGAGCCTTCCCCCTATGGCGACGCCGTATTCAGCGCTACCTGTCTGCTCCCTCCTTGACTACATGCGGTCGACTCCGTATATTCTTTCCACAAACTCCAGGTAGTGCGAACAGGGGAAAGGGGTAAAGATGAGACTCGGGTGGAGTAAATCCCTCGCGCTCGGCCTCCTTATCGGGATTGTCGGTTGCAGCAGGAGACCTTCTCAGCCCTTCGGGTTCACAATTGAGGACCACGACCTCGCCGTTACCCTTTTCCCAGAGCAGCACCGCCTCGAGGCGGTGGACCAGATGAAAGTGAGCTTGCGGCAGAAGCGCCAAATACGCTTCCTTCTCCACGAAGACCTTAGTGTCCAGCAAGTGCGTGTGGGGGGACAGGAGTGTAAGGTTGCGCTGGAGCCTGACTTTGATCCCTCCCGCGTCTTACCTCGCCCTTTCCTGGAGGACTCCGCGTGGATACGTCGGGCGGCGCTCGTCACCGTGAACCTGCCTAAACTCGAGAAAGCCGCGGAACGGATGGAGGTACGCTACCAGGGTGTGATTTTCGACTCCGCGGGCGAAGGACAATTCTCACGGAACTGGCTTTCGCGAACGAGCTCCGGGATCATCTCCGCGGCGGGCGTGTACCTCGCCCCCAGTAGCTTGTGGTACCCGACCGTGCCGGGCAACCTAAGTGCGCTCCGCGTGGCCGTGCGTACGCCCGCCCCGCTCGAGGTTGTGAGTCAGGGAGCGCTTCGGCAGCGCAGGTTGCAGGGCGAGTGGGTGTACACGGTCTGGGAAGAGAGGCAGCCTCAGAAAGGCATTTATCTCGCCGCTGGGCCGTGGCGCATCACGCAAATCCCAATGATGCGCTACGCGGTCATGTGCTACTTTAGCCCCGAGGCTACCTCCTCGCTGGGACTGGAAAGAGGTTACCTCGAGGCCTGCGCAAACTATCTTTCCCTTTACGAGCGTCTTCTCGGGCCGTACCCGTACTGGAAGTTCGCGGTCGTTGAGAATTTCCTCCCCACGGGCTATGGTCTGCCCTCATTTACGCTCATTGGGAGTGAGGTGCTGCGCCTACCGTTCATTATCTCCACCTCCCTGGGCCATGAGATCTGCCACAACTGGTGGGGGAACGCCGTCTACGTCGCTCCCGGTACCGGAAACTGGTCCGAGGGGCTTACGACGTACTGCGCGGAGCACTACTACGCAGAGCAGCAGGGGGCCGAGCAGGCCGCTCATTTTCGCATGGGACTCAACCGTGAATACCTCTCGTATGTGACGCCCGAAACGGATTTTCCCCTGCGCCGATTCCGGGAGCGCAGTGACCCCGCCTCGCGTGCGATCGGCTACGCCAAGTCAGCCATGGTTTTCCACCAACTCCGCCTCCTCGTCGGAGACGAAAAGTTCTGGAACGCCCTTCGGAACATCTATCGTGACTATCGGTTTCGCCACGCCAGCTGGGACGACTTTCGGCGCGTGTTTGAGGAATTCCACGGCGAGAAGCTCGGCTGGTTCTTCGACCAGTGGCTCGATCGTACAGGCGCTCCTGTCCTGCGCATTCAGAAGGCGCGCGTCAGTCGCCAGGGCGATCGCTTCCAAGTCACGGTCGTGGTGGGACAAGAGGGAAACCAGCCGTACCGCGTGAAGGTCCCGGTGCGTGTACGCACGACAGCGGGAAGTGAAAAGGCCGTGCTTGAGTTGACGGGGCAGGCCGACAGCGTCACGATCCGTGTCGTGAACCGGCCTGTCCTGGTTGAAGTTGACCCGGAGTTCGACGTCCTGAGGTGGCTGCTTCCGGGCGAGTTTCCTCCCGCACTGAGCCAGCTCCTCGGGGAAAAGAAGCCCATCTTCGTCCTCGCCCGGGCTTCGTCGGACCTCGCGTCCGCCTATCGGTCCCTTGCCGAGGGAATTGCCGAGCGCGGGCTGATTGTCGCTGGCGATGAGGTCCGAGTTGAGGATCTTCGGACGACCTCGTTTGCTGTTCTCGGTGATCCGCACCAGCTGAGTCTCTGGAACGAGCTGCGTTCCCAGCTGCCTGCGGAGCTACAGATCGAGGGCTCAGGGGTCGTGATTCAGGGGACCCGTTACAACCTGAACGTGCCAGGATTGACGGTTGTTCTGGTCCTCGCCAATCCTTTCAACGCGGGCAAAGTGGCTGCCGTCATTTGGGGAGGTAGCGCAGAGGCCATCTCGGCCGCTGCCTCCCGCTTAGCCCACTACGGGAAGTACAGCTTCGTCGTTTTCCAGAACGGGCGGAACATTGCCAGCGGGGAATGGCAGGTCACGGAGTCGCCACTGGCCATGCGTTTCTGAGCTGGGCAAGACGGCGAGCCCTGGGTTCTCGTCGAGAACGAAGGGCCGGGAGAGCGGACATTCCCCCGCGGCGCGCACAGGTGGCATACCCCAGCAAACGTCGGCCGGACAAGGTAGGCGAAGTATCTCTCTCGGTCAGAAAGACGAACCCGATGCGGGGTGCAAATCGCGCACAGTTAACCAGGGGGAAAGGGAAAGGCTCTTTCGGGGATCGTCGCTCTGGACATGGGCAGAAAGTGGATCTGTCCGGAGACAACTCCGGCACTGAGGGTTAGCGCAACGGAGCGGTCAACGATACGGACAACAGGGACAGCCTGCGGAGGGCGTGCTGCAGGGTCATCGCTCAGCGGTGGCCCTGTTTTATTGCTCAGCGGAAGCTGGGAGGCCACACCACGCGGGGGATGGATCATCGCCTTGGACGGATGTGGTTTGGAAGGTTGCCGGGCCTCGGCGGCGTAGAGGTGTGCGAGAGTAGGCGGGTGAACGAGCAAAAGGGTAGACCATGGGAATCCCCAAGACCATGCGCGCGATTGTGAAGGTCAAGGAGGGTGTGGGAGCGGAGCTGCGTGAGGTTCCAGTGCCGCGGCCGGGTCCCGGGGAAATTCTGGTGGAGGTCACCGCCACATCAATCTGCGGTAGCGATCTGCATATCTGGCAGTGGAATAGCTGGGCAAGGAAGCGCATTCGGCTTCCCCAGATCATGGGCCACGAGCTTGCAGGCCGTGTAGTGGAGGTGGGCAAGGACGTGCACCACATCCCTGTGGGTACCTTTGTGTCCGCGGAGACGCACCTGGCCTGCGGCGTGTGCTACCAATGCCGTACGGGAAGGCCGGAGATCTGCAAGAACCTGCGGATTCTCGGCGTGGACACAACCGGGGTTTTTGCCGAATACGCCGTGATCCCGGCCGTCAATGCAATCGTAAACGACGAGCGCATCCCCCCGGAATATGCCTCTGTACAGGAGCCTCTGGGCAACGCGATTGATACCGTCCTGGCCGAAGATGTGTCCGGGAAATCAATCCTTGTTACGGGTCTTGGGCCTGTAGGGCTGCTGGCGGTGGCGGTTGCCCGGAGCTGTGGAGCTGGGCTGATTGTGGCGAGCGAGCCGAACCCTCTGCGCCGTCAGTTAGCCGAGCGGCTGGGCGCGAACCGCGTCGTGGATCCCCGTTCGGAGGACCTGGTGCAGGTCGTTAGGGATCTCACGGCTGGGGACGGCGTGGAGGTCCTGGCCGAAATGTCCGGAAGTGCCCAAGCTTTGCGCGATGGCCTGCGCTGCGTTACTCCTGGCGGGCGTGTGTCCATCCTGGCCTTGTACGACGGTGAGGTTTCCCTCGACCTGAACGATTTGGTCGTCCTCCGCGCTATCCGCATCTACGGTGTCACGGGCCGGAAAATGTTCTCCACATGGTTCAAGGCGCGTGAGTTGCTCGTCCATGGCCGCTTGGATCTGGCCAACGTGGTCACGCACAAGTTCGCCTTCGACCGGTTCGCCGAGGCTTTCGAGCTGATGAGCAACGGTAATTGCGGCAAGGTCGTGCTCTACCCTCATGGGGAAGTAGCCCCTTAGGTAGGAAAGTCAAGCCTGAGCGTGAGGTGAGCTATGTTCGAGGAGAGCTTTCGTCAGGAGCTCCGACGCACCCTGGAGGAGCTCAAAGAGAGCGGCCTTTACAAGGAGGAGCGGATCCTGGTCACGCCTCAGAGCCCCGAGATCCGCGTCGAGGGTAGAGATGGCGTGGTACTGAACTTCTGCGCCAACAACTACCTCGGGCTCTCTAGCCACCCCAAGGTCATTGAGGCAGCCCATCGTGCCCTTGATCGGTGGGGATTCGGTCTGTCCTCCGTGCGCTTCATCTGTGGCACGCAGGAGATCCACAAAATCCTTGAGAGAAAGGTAAGTGAGTTTCTGAGGACCGACGACACCATCCTCTACGCCGCTTGTTTCGATGCCAATGGCGGCGTTTTCGAGCCCTTTATGGACGCCGACTGCGCGATCCTTACCGACGAGCTGAACCATGCCTCGATCATCGACGGAATCCGGCTCACCAAGGCACAACGGTTCATCTACAAGCACTCCGATATGAACGACCTCGAGGACAAACTGAAGCAGGCCCAGCGTGCCAAGCGAAGGATGATCGCCACGGATGGCGTTTTCAGCATGGATGGCGATATGGCCCGTCTGGACGTGATTTGCGATCTGGCGGAAAAGTACGGAGCGCTCGTAATGGTCGACGACAGTCACGCCACCGGGTTCGTCGGAAAGACGGGACGTGGCACTCCCGAATACTGGGGTGTAGAAGGGAGGGTCGACCTGATCACCACCACCTTTGGGAAGGCGCTCGGGGGAGCGTCCGGCGGCTGTGCCTCCGGTCGACAGGAGCTCATCGACTGGCTCCGACAGCGCAGTCGCCCCTACTTGTTCTCTAACACCCTCTCGCCCGTGGTGGTGGGGGCGACCATTGCCGTCCTCGATCTCCTCTCGGAGACGAGCGAGCTCCGTGACAAGTTGGCCCGCAACACTGCCTACTTCCGTCAGCAAATCACACAGGCCGGTTTCGAGATCAAGCCCGGAGACCACCCGATTGTCCCCATCATGCTCTACGAGGAAAAGTTGGCCCACCGAATGGCGCGCGATCTTCTCGACGAAGGGATCTACGTGATCGGTTTCAGCTATCCGGTTGTCCCTCGCGGCCAGGCGCGGATCCGCGTGCAGATCTCAGCCGCTCACGAGCAGCACCACCTCGACCGGGCAATCGAGGCCTTTACCAAGGTGGGGAGGGCTCTCGGCGTCATCGCGTGAGGTCGCAGGGACGGTGCTACTCAGCCGATCCCAGCTTTGCAGCCAGTCGGGCCTGGGCTCCCGCAAGGGGAAGAGAACCGAGCGCGCGGAGCGCAGGGGCTCGCAACCGTTGGCAAGCGAGGGAGCGCCCGATGCCGGTCCTGCGTGTTTTCTCCCGGATGAGCCGGGGAGGGCAACTGGCCGCCATCCTCGTGGCTGCGACTATCCTGTTTTCCGGAAGGAGCTGGGCCGCTGAAGTCAGTGGCGCAGATCCCATCCGAGCGCCAGGAGACCAGGCCGGACGTCCCCGCATTGCCCTTGTCCTGAGCGGTGGTGGCGCGCGGGGCTTCAGCCACGTGGGCATCTTGAAGGCGCTGGAAGAAGAGGGAATCCCGTTCGACCTCCTCGTGGGAACCAGCATGGGAGCGATTGTGGGCTCCCTCTACGCTTGTGGGTACTCGCCGCAGGAGATCGAGGAGATGGTCCGTGCTGTAAACTGGGTCCAATTGCTGAGCAAGAGCGCACCCCGTTCGGATCTCGGGAGTGAGCGGTACGGTGCGGCCCATGCCCTGGTGTCGTTGCGCCTCCAAAAACTTGAACCGCAGATGTCGCCCGGTCTCCTGCCGGCTCAGCGGCTGTACGAGCTTTTCCTCAGCCTGACCGGCGGACACGAAATTGCGTGTAAAGGCGACTTTGACTCGCTGATGGTTCCGCTGCGGATTGTCGCCGCCGATCTGAAATCGGGGCAGCCGGTCGTCTTCAGCCACGGGCATCTGGCCCGAGCGATCCTGGCCTCGATGGCCATTCCTTTCCTCTTTCCGCCGGTCCCATGGGGCGATTCGCTTCTGGTGGACGGAGGCCTGCTGGACAACATGCCTGTGGATGTGGCGCGGACCTGGGGAGCCGACGTCGTGTTGGCTGTGGACGTCTCCAGCATCGGCGAGAGGGAGGTGCAATACGAAGACCTGATCGACGTCTTCCGCCGCACCATGGACATCTGGATGACCCGTACCAATCAGCTTTACCGAGAGAAGCCGGACCTACTGTTGAAGCCCTACTTGGAGCAACGAAGCCCCCTGGACTACGCCTCAGCCGATACGATCATGGCCCTCGGCTACCGCTACGCCAGGGCTGTCCTGGATTCCGTCAGGCTTCTCATCCCCTGGCGCACAGACTGGGGCCTCCGCCGGGAAAGATACCGTCTTCTTTCTCGGGCCAAAGTCGGCTCGGTGGTGGCCACTGTGGAGCTCACGGGAACTGCACGCTCTGAGCCGCTCCCTCTACGGTCAGAGATAGAGCTCCGGCCGGGAATGCCTTTTCAAGTGGGGACGGTGGTGAGCGATCTGCGGAGGCTTTACGACACCGGTCTCTTTGACCATGTGTCCGCCCGTTTGGAGGCTCGGCCTGGGGGACGTGTGGCCGTTGCCTACGAGGTTCGCGAACGCCACCCTCTCGACCTCTGCCTGGGGGGATCGTACGTAAGTCGCGAGGGTGAGGCGGCCTTCGTTCAGTTGCGCCACCTGAATCTCCTCGGACGGGGACCCCGGGGCCTCCTTTCGTATCGAGTAGGTCCCCAGCGTGACTTTGTGGCCGCGGAGCTGCACTCGCGCTCCTTCCTGGGGAGAGCTCTGGGCGTCCAGACAGCCCTTTTCTGGGAGCGCAATCGTCCTCTCTGGTACGAAGGAGGCCGTGCGGTGGCCAGGAGGGTTTTCGACGAGGCGGGAATCCAGGTTACCGCCAAAAGGGGGCTGCGCGGCCTATGGTCCATTTCCGCGGCCGCCAGTGCGACCAGCGCGGTGGGACGCCGAGTGCCCGAGATAGGCCTGAACCGGCGTGTGTGGAGGACCCGCAGTTTCGCTCTGACCGTGCGGTCCAGCAGCCTGGACGATCCCTACTGGACGACGCGCGGCAGCTTCCACACGCTGCAAACCGTGCGGTTCTTTCGGGTCCTCGGCGGTACGACGGAGGGCGGGATTGCGTCCTGGGTGTCGGGATGGTTCCTCCCTGTGGACCGCATGATCCTCGGTGGTACCCTCCGAGCGACGATTTCTGGAACGGGATTGCCCCCAGAGTTGTGGCCACGGCTTGGAGGCCCGGAGGAATTCCAAGGGCTGGAGCGGGGTGAACTCTGGACGCCCTGCTTCCTGGCGGCCACGGGCGAGATCAAATACGCCGCGACGGGCATCCTCCGATGGGCCTTCGGGTTAGGCTTGTCCTGGGCCTCCCACCGCCCGGGTAAGCTCTTAGCCAACGAGCCATTTTTCGGGGCGCGGGTCGGGGCAAGGCTTCTGACCCTCGTGGGGATTGTATCCCTGGATTTGGCCTACGGCGAAGGTGGTCGTTCCGCCTACTACCTTACCGTGGGGTATCCCTTCTGATCCGACCGGGAGCAGGCGGCTTCCGGAAGCCTCGAGGGAGAAGCGCGGCTTGATCGGAAGGGAGAAACGGTGGTTGCCAATCACCAGGAAACCGGGCTGCTTGGGGCAGGAAACAGGTATTCCCGATTGAGGGGGCGCGAAGGAGGATCGAGCGGCGGGCAGGGTGGCTCAAGCCGGCGAGGAATGGGACTGAATGGAAAGTAGGCTCGGTGCTCTTGAGCTGGGATTGATGGCCATTGCGCTGGGAACCGATGCCTTCTCCGTGGCCCTCGGAGTGGGGACCGCTGGGGTGACGGCGCGAAGACTCTTCCGTCTGTCCTGGCACTTCGGCTTGTTCCAGTTCCTGATGCCCATTTTGGGATGGCTCATGGGAAAGGAGCTGGCGGCCATCGTCGGGTCAATCGGTCATTACGTCGTCGCTGGCTTCCTGGCCTACGTGGGTGCCCGGATGATGTGGGAGGGACTGGCGGCCCACCGGGACGCGGGTTTTGCAATAGATCGGACACGGCGAGGGGCACTGATCGGGCTTTCCGTCGCGACGAGCCTCGATGCGTTGGGGGTTGGGGTGGCCCTGGGCATTCTCCAAAGCGCCATTTTCGTGCCCGCGGTGGTCATCGGGATCGTGGCCGGGGCCATGACGGCTGTGGGGATGCTGATCGGCCATAGGTTGCGTGCGGTCGTCGGCCGCCGGGCGGAAGCCCTCGGTGGCCTGGTTCTGATCGGACTGGCTTTGCGATTCTTGATCGGCTGAGGGAGAAGATATGTCAGGAACCACCTGGCTGTCGGTAGATCCGAACGAGGTCGTGGGGCTGACGCGCAGGTTGGTGGCTATCCCCAGCATCACGGAGGCGGAGGGACCGGAGATCTCGGAATTCGTGCGGTCCTGGCTACTGGAGCGGGGATTGGAAGCCAAATTGATCCCCGCAGGGGCAGACAGGGCGAGCGTCGTCTGCGAGCTGGGCAAAGGTACGCCTGTGCTTCTCTTCAACGCACACCTCGATACGAAACCCATTGAGGGCATGGTGATCGACCCTTTTAAGGCGGAGGTGCGAGATGGTAGGCTGTACGGCCGGGGTGCGTGCGACACAAAGGGAGCGGTGGCCGGAATGATGCTGGCCGCCCACGCTCTGAAATCGGGGGGTGGACCCCGTCGGGGATGCTTGCGCCTTGTGTTCGAAGTGGGCGAGGAAGGACGGAAGTGGGCCGCCGAGCAACTGTGGCAGGAGCAGTGGTTGCAGGCAGACTTCGCGGTCGTCGGGGAGCCTTCCGACGGAAAGGTCCAGATAGGCAATCGGGGACGCGTAGGCGGTCTGGTACGGACCTTCGGCAAATCCACCCACACGGCCACGGCAGAGCTCGGCGTGAACGCGATCGAGAAGATGTGCCGGATCATCCAGGCGTTCCTTGATCTCCCGTACCGGCGCTTCAGGGATCCCATTTGGGGTCTCGCCCCGCTGAATTTCTGGAAAATCGAGAGCAGGGGCTGGGAAGCAACGGTTCCGTACGAGTGCGTGGCGTATTTCGACACCCGGCTTCCGCCGCACGTACGGCCGGAGGAGGTACTGGCCCAGATGCGGGCCGCCCTGGCTGAACTCCAGCGCAAGGATCCGGAGCTGCGGGCCGAGATACCAGAGGATGAGCTCTGGCCCTTGCTTCCGGCCGCCGCCATCTCTACGGACCACAAGCTGGTGCAGGACGCGCGCGAAGCGTATTTCGAGATTACCGGCTATCCGCCTGCTCTCGGTGCCAACCCCGCGATGACCATGGCGCACATCTTGATCACCCGCGGTGTGCCCGCCATTATCTTCGGCCCTGGGGAGATTGGCAAAGCCCACACCGCGGACGAAAGCGTGGGCCTCGACGAACTGGTCCTCGCTGCCCGCTTCTACACGGCTTTGGCCGAAAGGATTCTCGGTTAGACGTGAACCACGAACGCGCGTTCGCGACCCTGGCCTCACCGCTCTCGGACGACGTTCCGTGCCCTCAACGGGGTAAAGCGATCTATGGTTGAAGGGGAGAGGCCCGCATTTGGTCCGCTGGAAGGACACGAACCTGCGCGGAGGGCAGGGCATGGCCCCCACGGCGAAGTCAGCGTTTGAATTGGCCGAGATAGGAGCGCTGAACCGCCCTTTGTTCGAGCCGGCGATCTACGAACACAAGGCGGCCCTCCTGCAGCGACCGGTTGTGGACGTGGCGACCTCCGCGGAGCTTCTGGCGGAAGCCACTCTGATGGAGATCGAGCATTACCACCCGGACGCCGTGACCATCGGCGTGGACGTGTACAACGTAGAGGCGGAAGCCATCGGTTGCCGTTTGAATTACGACGTGCCCAGGTACGAGGGCCCACAGGTGGCGGAACCTTTGCTTGGGCAGGTTGGGAGCTGGACAGATCTTCCGCTTCCGGATGCCGAGCGGGCTGGACGGATGCCTCTGTTCCTGGAGGCGGCGTCGCGCGTCCTGCGGGCCAGGCCTCCCGAAATCCTGGTCCGGGGTGCGGTGTCCGGCCCCTTTTCCCTTGCCGCCACTCTGGTCGGTTTTGAGAGGCTTCTTCTGACCATCCTGGACGATGCGTCGAGGGTCCGGCAGCTCCTCAACTACACTCTGGAAGTGAGCCTGGGCTTTGGGCTGGCGTACCTGCGACGCGGTGCCGAGCCGGTGTACTTCGACTCCCGGTGTGCACCGCCCCTGCTTTCGCCGCGAATGTACGCCGAGCTGGTCTTGCCCGTGCACGCGGAACTGGTGCGAAAGACCCGAGCGTTCGGAGCACGCCAGGTTCCCCTGATCATCGGCGGGGACACAACGGAAATCGTGGAGGATCTTGTGCGAACGGGAGCGGGCTACCTCTTGTGCGACGCGCCTGCAAATTTCCAGCGGTATCGAGAGGCGTTGACAGGGAGGAGGCTTTTCCTCCGTCGCAATCTGAACCCTGTTCTGATCCACCGGGGTCCGCTCGAGGAGATCGAGAAGGAGGCTCGCGCTTACCTGCAGGAAGCACGGGGCCTTCCCCTGTTTGTGCTGGGTACCGGAATCGTGGCCTACGATACGCCGCCG is a window from the candidate division KSB1 bacterium genome containing:
- a CDS encoding uroporphyrinogen decarboxylase family protein, with the translated sequence MAPTAKSAFELAEIGALNRPLFEPAIYEHKAALLQRPVVDVATSAELLAEATLMEIEHYHPDAVTIGVDVYNVEAEAIGCRLNYDVPRYEGPQVAEPLLGQVGSWTDLPLPDAERAGRMPLFLEAASRVLRARPPEILVRGAVSGPFSLAATLVGFERLLLTILDDASRVRQLLNYTLEVSLGFGLAYLRRGAEPVYFDSRCAPPLLSPRMYAELVLPVHAELVRKTRAFGARQVPLIIGGDTTEIVEDLVRTGAGYLLCDAPANFQRYREALTGRRLFLRRNLNPVLIHRGPLEEIEKEARAYLQEARGLPLFVLGTGIVAYDTPPQHIVAVRRTLEQVSSDGGFWGCASPRSSA
- a CDS encoding M20/M25/M40 family metallo-hydrolase, producing MSGTTWLSVDPNEVVGLTRRLVAIPSITEAEGPEISEFVRSWLLERGLEAKLIPAGADRASVVCELGKGTPVLLFNAHLDTKPIEGMVIDPFKAEVRDGRLYGRGACDTKGAVAGMMLAAHALKSGGGPRRGCLRLVFEVGEEGRKWAAEQLWQEQWLQADFAVVGEPSDGKVQIGNRGRVGGLVRTFGKSTHTATAELGVNAIEKMCRIIQAFLDLPYRRFRDPIWGLAPLNFWKIESRGWEATVPYECVAYFDTRLPPHVRPEEVLAQMRAALAELQRKDPELRAEIPEDELWPLLPAAAISTDHKLVQDAREAYFEITGYPPALGANPAMTMAHILITRGVPAIIFGPGEIGKAHTADESVGLDELVLAARFYTALAERILG